From the genome of Vicia villosa cultivar HV-30 ecotype Madison, WI linkage group LG2, Vvil1.0, whole genome shotgun sequence, one region includes:
- the LOC131653640 gene encoding choline transporter protein 1-like: MRASLGAVIARYPSSDGTIHMGGNGIIKHNRKCRDIALLVIFIAFWVAMIVNSSFAFNKGNPLRLTFGLDYKGNVCGDKHAGLHELELKYWLNPNQVYQSGLKDSQFKLADARSICLLDCPIPSEESLTWVCDYPEGDIRVSMNDWIDMNYDYYELLTPEMKNSSVQLQGPCYPVIFPSVNVYWSCQFIARASNVSLTHWKQKGGVSINEDIVIDKSIHKYINSHSAILKRYMADIGKTWPVLIVCGGILPLFLSVIWLLMIRHFVSAMPWITVIFFDLLIVSATMFYYLKVGWIGNDTITPIIGEHDPYIHIYGKELTHLRVITVLMTFIMVVSILTSIAIVRRILMATSVLKVAAKVIGEVQALIVFPIIPYGILAVFYMLWISVFLHLFSSGQVVQNDCHANCCSYNLIEKRVICDRCCGYSIHYTPHIGAAILFHLFGCYWVTQFLISCSSTVIAGSVASYYWGRGEASPDIPFISVFSSMKRLTRYSLGSLALGSLTVSFVESIRFLLESIRRKLKVSSHVPDNWFGKAAYQSSQFFLMCIEWTIKSFNRNAYIMIAITGKNFFSASSIATNLIKNNILRIGRVNVIGDVILFLGKLCVSLSSAVFAFLMLDTHKYKSAHNKISSPFFPVMVCWALGYIVATLFFGVIEMSIDTIILSFCQDSEEHGTAQYAPPLLIETLNDQNEMQRLAEGSR; the protein is encoded by the exons ATGAGGGCTTCTTTGGGTGCTGTAATTGCGAGGTACCCATCAAGCGATGGAACTATCCACATGGGTGGAAATGGGATCATAAAGCACAACAGAAAATGCAGAGACATAGCTCTTCTTGTCATCTTCATTGCATTCTGGGTTGCCATGATTGTTAACTCTAGCTTTGCTTTCAACAAAGGAAACCCTTTAAG GCTTACTTTTGGGCTAGACTACAAAGGAAATGTGTGTGGGGACAAGCATGCAGGACTTCATGAGTTGGAGCTCAAATACTGGCTAAACCCTAATCAGGTTTATCAAAGTGGATTAAAGGATAGTCAGTTTAAACTTGCCGATGCTCGCAGTATATGCTTGTTGGACTGTCCTATTCCTTCTGAAGAGTCACTTACTTGGGTTTGTGATTATCCTGAAGGAGATATTCGTGTTTCAATGAATGATTGGATTGATATGAACTACGATTATTATGAGTTGCTCACGCCGGAAATGAAAAACTCGTCTGTTCAACTTCAAGGGCCTTGTTATCCTGTCATATTTCCTAGTGTAAATG TTTACTGGAGTTGCCAATTCATTGCTAGAGCATCAAATGTGTCTTTAACGCATTGGAAGCAGAAGGGTGGAGTTAGCATCAATGAAGATATTGTCATTGATAAGTCCATTCACAAGTATATCAATTCTCATTCAGCTATCTTAaag AGATACATGGCTGACATAGGCAAGACTTGGCCTGTGCTGATTGTATGTGGTGGGATTTTACCTTTGTTTCTCTCTGTGATTTGGCTGCTGATGATCCGGCATTTTGTTTCTGCAATGCCTTGGATAACGGtgattttctttgatcttctAATAGTATCAGCTACAATGTTCTACTACCTAAAAG TTGGATGGATAGGAAATGACACTATAACACCAATCATCGGGGAGCATGATCCTTACATTCATATATATGGAAAG GAGCTGACTCATCTACGCGTTATCACTGTCCTCATGACTTTTATAATGGTTGTTTCCATTCTTACATCAATCGCTATTGTTCGGCGCATCCTTATGGCAACTTCTGTCCTTAAGGTTGCAGCAAAAGTGATAGGAGAAGTTCAAGCACTTATTGTTTTCCCAATCATACCATACGGTATCCTTGCAGTGTTCTACATGTTATGGATTTCGGTTTTTCTCCATTTATTCAGCTCGGGTCAGGTTGTTCAGAATGACTGCCACGCTAACTGCTGTTCTTATAACCTCATAGAAAAGAGGGTAATCTGCGATCGTTGTTGTGGATATAGCATCCATTACACGCCACATATTGGAGCTGCTATCCTCTTTCATCTGTTTGGTTGTTATTGGGTTACACAATTTCTCAtatcatgctcatcaacggtGATTGCCGGATCCGTCGCCTCTTATTATTGGGGCCGTGGTGAAGCATCA CCAGATATTCCTTTTATTTCCGTCTTTTCCTCCATGAAGAGGCTTACTCGTTACAGTCTCGGTTCTCTGGCTCTTGGCTCTTTGACTGTTTCATTTGTAGAATCAATCCGCTTCCTGCTCGAATCTATTCGCCGcaaactgaaagtctccagtcatgTGCCCGACAACTGGTTCGGGAAGGCTGCATACCAGTCATCTCAATTTTTTCTTATGTGTATTGAATGGACCATCAAATCATTCAACCGAAATGCCTATATCATG ATTGCTATAACCGGTAAAAATTTCTTTAGTGCTTCATCTATTGCAACGAATTTGATTAAGAATAACATCTTACGGATTGGACGTGTTAATGTGATCGGAGACGTTATCTTATTCCTCGGAAAACTATGTGTCAGCCTCTCAAGTGCTGTTTTCGCTTTCCTCATGTTAGACACTCACAAATACAAATCTGCACATAACAAGATTTCATCTCCATTCTTTCCTGTCATG GTTTGCTGGGCTCTTGGATATATCGTAGCGACCCTTTTCTTTGGAGTTATCGAAATGTCGATCGACACTATCATTCTCTCATTCTGTCAGGATTCTGAAGAGCATGGAACAGCACAATATGCTCCTCCCCTTCTCATTGAAACTCTGAATGATCAAAATGAGATGCAAAGACTCGCAGAAGGATCTCGTTAA